A genomic stretch from Candidatus Nitrososphaera gargensis Ga9.2 includes:
- a CDS encoding CBS domain-containing protein, whose amino-acid sequence MTLQQRQTIASGLTKRVGDVAEPDFICLPEDMLVGEAVKVMRDKDVSSILVSKPDKKVIVLDDASPAPSTVSLSHKKQYVGILTERDILYRVLAENRGPYKVTLGRIMSSPLVTISEDASVRDAIGLMESKRIRRLPVVNSRDEVIGLVTLKTVIGNMPSHNINLAELESSRSVAEKEAVCPYCRSVIRQDSTMAEHISGTHMQKQTQ is encoded by the coding sequence ATGACCCTACAACAACGACAAACTATTGCAAGCGGTCTTACCAAACGAGTGGGGGATGTTGCCGAACCTGATTTCATTTGCTTGCCGGAGGACATGCTGGTCGGCGAGGCAGTAAAGGTGATGCGGGACAAAGATGTTTCTAGCATTTTGGTGTCAAAGCCCGATAAGAAAGTCATTGTACTTGATGATGCATCTCCTGCGCCCTCCACTGTTTCTTTGTCGCATAAGAAACAGTACGTCGGCATTCTTACAGAAAGGGACATATTATATAGAGTGTTGGCAGAAAACAGGGGACCCTACAAGGTAACCCTCGGCCGAATCATGAGTTCTCCCCTTGTAACAATTAGTGAAGATGCTTCTGTTAGAGATGCCATAGGTTTGATGGAGTCAAAGCGGATCAGGAGACTTCCAGTTGTAAACAGTCGAGACGAAGTGATTGGCCTTGTAACCCTAAAGACAGTGATAGGCAACATGCCCAGCCACAACATCAACTTGGCAGAGCTAGAATCTTCACGTTCGGTGGCCGAAAAAGAAGCGGTGTGTCCATATTGCAGGTCAGTGATAAGACAAGACAGCACTATGGCAGAGCACATATCAGGCACCCATATGCAAAAGCAAACACAATAA
- a CDS encoding CBS domain-containing protein — MSRKPTGTTTRKNTSISEIMSDRLETINLLGSAKDAAIMMTNRNVSSLLVVDDDRKAVGIITERDLVRRVCTKDIPSRLVTIQNVISAPLKTVPAKTPIDKVADIMVRNKIRHVVVVTDEADKQEPVGIVSATDIVAFVRENSETMAQITREVMEALEREAA; from the coding sequence ATGTCTCGCAAGCCAACAGGTACAACTACTCGTAAGAATACGAGCATTAGCGAGATAATGAGTGATAGGCTGGAGACCATCAACCTGCTAGGTAGCGCCAAGGACGCTGCTATCATGATGACAAACAGAAATGTCAGCTCGCTTTTGGTTGTTGACGATGATCGCAAGGCCGTGGGAATAATAACTGAGCGAGATCTGGTAAGGCGAGTTTGTACTAAAGACATACCGAGCCGTCTTGTGACTATTCAAAATGTCATATCTGCACCACTCAAGACAGTGCCGGCAAAGACTCCTATTGACAAAGTCGCAGATATCATGGTCAGGAACAAAATCCGCCATGTTGTAGTTGTTACAGATGAAGCAGATAAACAAGAGCCAGTCGGCATTGTCAGTGCAACAGATATCGTCGCATTTGTCAGGGAGAACAGCGAAACAATGGCCCAGATAACTAGAGAGGTCATGGAAGCCCTAGAAAGAGAAGCAGCATAA
- a CDS encoding winged helix-turn-helix domain-containing protein produces MKYRSRTDITAQILEAANGGCTKAKIMYRTFLSYVQLRHYFVLLVEKDLLEYDGATQTYKTTDKGHRFIQAYNQIGGFIAARQERRGQQYQRAFKTR; encoded by the coding sequence ATGAAGTACAGAAGCAGGACTGACATAACCGCACAGATTCTAGAAGCTGCGAACGGCGGCTGTACCAAAGCCAAGATAATGTACAGGACGTTTCTGTCATATGTGCAGCTCAGACATTACTTTGTACTGCTGGTTGAAAAAGACCTTCTGGAATATGATGGAGCTACCCAGACGTACAAGACCACTGACAAAGGCCATAGGTTTATCCAGGCATATAACCAGATAGGCGGGTTTATTGCGGCGAGGCAAGAGCGAAGAGGACAGCAATATCAAAGAGCGTTCAAAACGAGATAA
- the thsB gene encoding thermosome subunit beta yields the protein MAPGQVPIVVLKEGTSETKGNQAQRNNITAAKTIAEIVRTSLGPRGMDKMLVDTLGDVTITNDGATILKEIDVQHPAAKMMVEISKSVDNEVGDGTTSTVVLAGSLLERAEELITKNVHPTVVVDGFKKAAQKAIDTLKDIAMKVDPVDKAFLSKIARTSMASKMVAADSKELADMVVSAVLAVAEKSGDQYKVDVDNIKVEKKAGGGIHDTKFIHGIVLDKEVVHGGMPKRIENAKIALVNAALEIEKTEMSAEIRISDPHQMQQFIDEENRMLKAMVDKIAAAGANVLLCQKGIDDIAQHYLAKAGILAVRRIKESDMYKLSRATGARVINNLDELTANDLGYAKLVEERKVETDKWVFVEECKNPKSVSILVRGGSQRVVDEAERSVHDAIMAVKDVVEYPYVLVGGGAPEALASLKLREWAATLSGREQLAAEKFADGIETIPLALAENAGMDPLDTQAQLRSKSSTGKARYGIDVLNGKVADLAAKDIYEPLAVKEQVINAATEAACMILRIDEVIAASKSKDMPKPGGGHGGGSMGGSDMDM from the coding sequence ATGGCACCTGGACAAGTTCCTATAGTAGTTTTAAAGGAAGGGACATCAGAAACAAAGGGCAATCAGGCGCAACGCAATAACATTACCGCAGCAAAGACAATTGCAGAAATTGTCCGCACATCGCTGGGACCTCGTGGAATGGACAAGATGTTGGTAGATACCCTTGGTGACGTGACCATTACCAATGATGGCGCAACGATTCTAAAAGAGATCGATGTCCAGCATCCTGCTGCCAAGATGATGGTGGAAATCAGCAAATCCGTAGACAATGAGGTTGGCGACGGAACAACTTCAACGGTTGTTCTCGCTGGCTCACTCCTAGAAAGGGCTGAAGAGCTGATCACAAAGAACGTGCACCCGACAGTTGTGGTAGATGGATTCAAAAAGGCTGCTCAGAAGGCAATCGATACTCTTAAGGATATTGCTATGAAGGTAGACCCTGTCGACAAGGCATTTCTGAGCAAGATAGCAAGGACCTCAATGGCTTCCAAAATGGTTGCGGCAGATTCGAAAGAGTTAGCAGACATGGTCGTCTCCGCGGTTCTTGCGGTTGCTGAAAAATCCGGCGACCAGTATAAAGTAGATGTAGACAACATCAAGGTGGAAAAGAAGGCAGGTGGAGGCATACACGACACAAAGTTCATTCATGGCATAGTGCTTGACAAAGAAGTTGTGCATGGAGGGATGCCAAAGAGGATTGAAAACGCAAAGATAGCTCTGGTCAATGCGGCTCTGGAGATTGAAAAGACAGAAATGAGCGCAGAGATCCGCATCTCAGACCCGCACCAGATGCAGCAGTTCATTGACGAAGAGAACCGCATGCTGAAGGCAATGGTGGACAAGATAGCAGCTGCTGGCGCAAACGTGCTATTGTGCCAGAAGGGAATCGACGACATTGCGCAGCACTACTTGGCAAAGGCTGGGATTCTTGCGGTGCGCAGGATAAAGGAAAGCGACATGTACAAGCTGTCAAGGGCAACCGGAGCACGTGTAATCAATAACCTGGATGAGCTGACTGCAAACGACCTTGGATATGCCAAGCTGGTCGAAGAGCGCAAGGTAGAGACAGACAAGTGGGTCTTTGTTGAAGAATGCAAGAACCCCAAGTCAGTGTCCATCCTTGTGCGCGGAGGCTCGCAGAGAGTAGTTGATGAGGCGGAGAGGTCGGTGCACGACGCGATAATGGCTGTCAAGGATGTTGTCGAATATCCATATGTTCTTGTTGGCGGCGGCGCTCCAGAAGCTTTGGCATCGCTCAAGCTCAGGGAATGGGCCGCGACTCTGTCAGGAAGAGAACAGTTGGCTGCCGAGAAATTTGCAGACGGAATTGAAACCATACCTCTTGCGCTAGCGGAAAATGCAGGAATGGATCCTCTCGACACACAGGCGCAGCTGCGCTCAAAGAGCAGTACTGGAAAGGCGCGCTATGGCATTGATGTTCTCAATGGCAAGGTAGCGGATTTAGCAGCAAAGGACATCTACGAGCCCCTTGCTGTCAAGGAGCAGGTCATAAATGCTGCAACAGAAGCAGCATGCATGATACTGCGGATAGACGAGGTGATAGCCGCTTCAAAGTCAAAGGATATGCCCAAACCCGGCGGTGGCCATGGTGGCGGCAGCATGGGCGGCAGCGACATGGACATGTAA
- a CDS encoding ArsR/SmtB family transcription factor, with amino-acid sequence MAQQTQLDSDTILDILGNDTRRKILSVLSEEPMYFNQLAKEIGIGQQAIIRHLQALEDIGLIETYGKKSEFGAPERKYYRLNTSFVLTVSLSEDDFTVSKHEIKQLRHKESKKYYESLDSIPEEAGEALSLLKQNLADIEEEISTLESRLTDLYALKQVVLRKLHEIGMDGFDAEERRLLYKIVEQSPRSIADLATFMDEKESSVKGLIKEMKGKMGKDNAQLLFGKLK; translated from the coding sequence GTGGCGCAACAAACACAGTTGGACTCGGATACAATTCTTGACATATTAGGAAACGATACCAGGAGAAAGATCTTGTCTGTACTCTCAGAGGAGCCTATGTACTTTAACCAGCTTGCGAAGGAGATAGGCATAGGACAGCAAGCCATTATTCGACACTTGCAAGCACTGGAAGATATTGGTCTCATTGAAACATATGGCAAAAAAAGCGAATTTGGAGCACCTGAAAGAAAGTACTATCGTCTCAATACCTCGTTTGTCTTAACTGTATCCCTATCCGAAGACGACTTTACAGTATCAAAGCACGAGATCAAGCAATTACGACACAAAGAGTCAAAGAAATACTATGAGAGCCTAGATTCAATCCCAGAAGAAGCCGGAGAGGCATTGTCCCTACTTAAGCAGAATCTGGCAGATATAGAAGAAGAGATTTCAACATTGGAATCTCGTCTGACTGACTTGTATGCTCTGAAGCAGGTAGTGCTACGTAAGCTTCATGAAATTGGGATGGACGGCTTTGATGCAGAAGAAAGGAGACTCCTCTACAAGATAGTAGAGCAGTCCCCAAGATCTATCGCCGATCTGGCAACCTTTATGGATGAAAAAGAGTCCAGTGTGAAGGGTCTCATAAAGGAGATGAAAGGCAAGATGGGCAAAGACAATGCGCAGCTTTTGTTTGGAAAACTGAAGTAG
- a CDS encoding hemerythrin domain-containing protein — MRKKDTMSFFPQPPSSTAGQVTASLRQDHDIIKKVLKATDACIKLLKEGKEIPPAILLDTVDFITNFIDRCHHAKEEQGLFPALEATGMPRENSVIGTMLREYEEARKIAEHIKNAVESHIQDKSEESRSKIIQYCEAYVNHIDRHILKEDTRLFIITERRLKGKENDVKKMVDSVEIEKVGGAEGRKQYEENADRFLSSVRQLGSSNN; from the coding sequence GTGAGAAAGAAGGATACTATGAGCTTCTTTCCTCAACCACCGTCATCAACAGCAGGCCAAGTCACCGCAAGCCTCAGGCAAGACCATGACATTATCAAGAAGGTCTTGAAAGCTACCGATGCTTGCATAAAATTACTAAAAGAAGGCAAGGAGATACCGCCTGCCATTTTGCTGGATACTGTCGATTTTATTACAAACTTTATCGACAGATGCCACCATGCAAAAGAAGAACAGGGACTCTTTCCGGCATTAGAAGCAACTGGCATGCCCCGGGAAAATAGTGTTATTGGCACAATGCTAAGGGAGTATGAAGAAGCCAGAAAGATTGCCGAGCATATAAAAAATGCAGTTGAATCTCATATTCAAGACAAGAGCGAAGAATCAAGGTCAAAAATAATCCAATATTGTGAAGCATACGTTAACCACATAGACAGGCACATATTGAAAGAGGATACCAGACTTTTCATAATAACAGAAAGGCGCTTAAAAGGCAAAGAAAATGATGTTAAAAAGATGGTTGATTCTGTAGAGATAGAAAAGGTTGGCGGCGCAGAAGGCAGGAAGCAATATGAAGAAAATGCAGACCGTTTCCTATCGTCTGTACGGCAGCTAGGTTCTAGCAATAATTGA
- the hsp20 gene encoding archaeal heat shock protein Hsp20, producing MWRDFDLGFGTTRRLFEDIDREFRDAEEMLNRMFRTVREMNPSDIAGTFPYYYGYQITIGPDGKPHVREFGNVRPSARGLVEQSGVREPLVDTKLEEKDNTLTITAEMPGVTKQDIKVKVSPEYVSIHAEKGDKKYHTDIPVDVELDDKSAKATYSNGILELKIKLKAPPKPKETEVQVE from the coding sequence ATGTGGAGAGACTTCGATTTAGGATTCGGAACAACAAGAAGGCTGTTTGAAGACATTGACAGGGAATTCAGAGATGCTGAGGAGATGCTGAACAGGATGTTCAGAACCGTACGTGAGATGAACCCATCTGACATTGCTGGTACATTTCCCTACTACTATGGCTACCAGATAACCATAGGTCCAGATGGCAAGCCCCATGTAAGAGAGTTTGGCAATGTCAGACCATCAGCTAGGGGACTGGTTGAGCAGAGCGGCGTCAGAGAACCATTGGTCGACACGAAGCTGGAGGAAAAAGACAACACGCTGACCATAACCGCAGAGATGCCCGGTGTCACAAAGCAGGACATCAAGGTAAAAGTGTCACCAGAATATGTCTCAATACATGCTGAGAAAGGGGACAAGAAGTACCACACCGACATACCTGTTGATGTCGAACTGGACGACAAGTCAGCCAAAGCAACCTACTCGAACGGCATTCTGGAGCTGAAGATAAAGCTGAAGGCTCCTCCAAAGCCAAAGGAGACAGAGGTTCAGGTTGAGTAA
- a CDS encoding CDC48 family AAA ATPase, whose translation MKNDAKVTLKVAETNPKFVGRGMALIDPRVMEEMGLSTGDVIEITGKKKSYVLLWSSQSEDYGKGLIRIDGYTRNNIGVGIDDSVSIRKVSVKKAEQVVLAPTEELNIVGLEEYLPELLEGRVVAKGDVIPLNIMGRRIGFAVTNTSPSDTASLIDSNTNFVIGAVPKAAAKGVPRVSYEDIGGLRNEVQKVREMIELPLRHPEIFERIGIEAPKGVLLHGPPGTGKTLLAKAVANETNAGFYSIGGPEIMSKFYGESEERLRQIFKEAEENAPSIIFIDEIDSIAPKREEVSGDVEKRVVSQLLTLMDGIKSRGKLVVIGATNRPNAIDPALRRPGRFDREIEIGIPDEQGRLEILQIHTRGMPLTEDVDLAAIARVTHGFVGADLEALSKEAAMRSLRRILPEINLEEARIPAEILNKIKVTRQDFEEALRDVQPSAMREVLVQKPNVKWEDIGGLGQVKEELAEAIEWPLKHADLFTEADVRPPKGILLYGPPGTGKTMIAKAVATTSEANFISIKGPELISKWVGESEKGVREVFRKARQAAPCVVFFDELDAIAPRRGGSEGDSHVTERVISQMLTEMDGLEDLKGVVVIGATNRPDIIDEALLRPGRFDRILEVPIPDKETRKQIFQVHTRRKPLDSDVNLDKLVEMTEGMTGADIASIVNAAAMSAIKEHVSSKNGGNKKLRISMKHFESAMDKIKTGSSAARTRGSFQNFPGSRSLT comes from the coding sequence ATGAAAAATGATGCTAAAGTCACATTAAAAGTAGCAGAAACAAACCCCAAGTTCGTTGGAAGGGGCATGGCACTCATAGATCCAAGAGTTATGGAAGAGATGGGTCTCTCAACAGGCGATGTTATAGAGATTACTGGCAAAAAGAAAAGCTATGTGCTTCTCTGGTCCAGCCAGAGTGAAGATTATGGCAAAGGCTTGATCAGAATTGATGGTTATACCAGAAATAACATTGGCGTTGGGATTGACGATAGTGTCTCAATTCGAAAAGTATCTGTCAAAAAGGCAGAGCAAGTAGTCCTCGCCCCAACTGAGGAGCTTAACATTGTCGGGCTTGAAGAGTACCTGCCAGAACTACTTGAAGGACGTGTAGTTGCGAAGGGCGACGTAATTCCACTCAATATCATGGGCAGGAGAATCGGCTTTGCTGTTACAAACACTTCGCCATCTGATACTGCGTCGTTGATTGACAGCAATACCAACTTTGTCATTGGAGCAGTACCAAAAGCGGCGGCAAAGGGCGTTCCACGAGTGTCCTATGAAGATATTGGCGGTCTTAGAAATGAAGTGCAGAAGGTAAGGGAGATGATAGAACTTCCGTTGCGCCATCCAGAGATCTTTGAGCGCATTGGGATCGAAGCTCCAAAAGGCGTACTCTTGCACGGTCCTCCGGGAACAGGCAAAACATTGCTTGCAAAGGCAGTAGCCAATGAGACCAATGCCGGCTTTTACTCTATTGGCGGTCCTGAAATTATGAGCAAGTTCTACGGCGAAAGCGAAGAGAGGCTCAGGCAAATATTCAAGGAAGCAGAAGAAAATGCGCCTTCGATAATATTCATCGACGAAATTGACTCGATAGCGCCAAAGAGAGAAGAAGTAAGCGGTGATGTCGAAAAGAGAGTGGTGTCGCAGCTCCTAACTTTGATGGATGGCATAAAGTCAAGGGGCAAGCTAGTTGTCATTGGCGCGACGAACAGACCAAATGCCATTGATCCTGCTCTAAGAAGACCTGGCAGATTTGATAGAGAAATAGAGATCGGCATACCGGACGAGCAAGGGCGGCTCGAGATCCTGCAAATCCATACACGAGGAATGCCATTGACTGAAGATGTTGACTTGGCGGCAATAGCCCGAGTAACGCACGGTTTTGTCGGAGCTGACCTTGAGGCATTGAGCAAAGAGGCGGCCATGCGCTCTCTGCGAAGAATACTGCCAGAAATCAATCTAGAGGAGGCTCGGATACCTGCTGAAATATTGAACAAGATTAAAGTAACAAGGCAGGACTTCGAAGAAGCGTTAAGAGATGTTCAGCCTTCTGCAATGCGGGAAGTCTTGGTCCAAAAGCCCAATGTAAAATGGGAAGACATTGGCGGTCTCGGACAGGTCAAGGAAGAGCTCGCAGAAGCAATAGAATGGCCGCTCAAGCATGCAGACTTGTTCACAGAGGCAGACGTCAGGCCCCCAAAAGGAATACTGCTGTATGGCCCGCCGGGAACTGGCAAGACAATGATAGCCAAGGCTGTCGCGACAACATCGGAGGCTAATTTCATCAGCATAAAAGGGCCTGAGCTGATAAGCAAATGGGTAGGCGAGTCAGAAAAAGGTGTAAGGGAGGTCTTTAGAAAGGCAAGGCAGGCAGCGCCATGCGTCGTGTTCTTTGACGAACTTGATGCCATTGCCCCAAGAAGAGGAGGCTCTGAAGGCGACTCGCATGTGACAGAGCGCGTCATCAGTCAGATGCTGACAGAGATGGATGGCTTGGAGGATCTGAAAGGTGTAGTAGTAATTGGCGCGACGAATAGGCCAGACATCATCGACGAGGCATTGCTCCGTCCCGGGAGGTTCGACAGGATACTTGAAGTTCCAATTCCAGATAAAGAAACAAGGAAGCAGATATTCCAAGTGCATACAAGAAGGAAGCCGCTCGATTCTGATGTTAACCTAGACAAACTGGTTGAAATGACAGAAGGCATGACAGGAGCGGACATTGCAAGCATAGTCAATGCAGCAGCCATGTCTGCAATAAAGGAGCATGTCAGCAGCAAAAATGGTGGTAACAAGAAGCTAAGGATCTCGATGAAACACTTTGAATCTGCAATGGACAAAATAAAGACAGGAAGTTCAGCAGCCAGAACGAGGGGAAGCTTTCAGAACTTCCCCGGGAGCAGGTCGCTAACATAA
- a CDS encoding S16 family serine protease, whose product MSAKITVILGILILASAAGNVYLYQKTTSLENTISQLQATNEELKDDLANAQNNNNQSSSSIGSSSTITGNLPSFSGSLQQGNNKLANMTSQSITAVAVKAVPVSDGFFQTVRYQGTVMDITVDIRDGRGLVLVNTEIPTGVDFQTSARTAVKVAQSMTGADLSRKDVIFSIKAKGENSTASDLQAVDGPSAGAAMTVLLAAELGNNAELKQDVLMTGTINPDGTVGLVGGVPEKAVAAGQYGAKIFLVPSGQAVYNEQTCEKRQEGPFIYQTCRTEQKSLSEYTEKNYGMKVIEVKNIKDALAYFQSWINLPNTIKLRL is encoded by the coding sequence ATGAGTGCAAAAATTACAGTTATACTGGGTATTCTTATTCTTGCCTCTGCAGCCGGCAATGTTTACCTTTACCAAAAAACTACATCCCTTGAGAACACAATTTCTCAGCTCCAAGCGACAAATGAGGAACTCAAGGATGATCTTGCTAATGCCCAGAATAATAATAACCAAAGTTCTTCTTCAATAGGATCGTCATCAACAATTACCGGAAATTTACCATCTTTCTCAGGCTCGCTTCAACAGGGCAATAACAAGCTAGCAAATATGACAAGCCAGTCAATCACGGCAGTTGCCGTCAAGGCAGTACCTGTATCTGATGGATTCTTTCAGACTGTCCGGTATCAGGGAACCGTAATGGACATAACTGTCGATATCAGAGACGGAAGAGGTCTTGTTCTAGTGAATACAGAGATACCGACAGGCGTAGACTTTCAAACATCTGCGAGAACTGCAGTCAAGGTAGCTCAATCAATGACAGGTGCAGATTTGAGTAGAAAAGATGTCATCTTTTCAATCAAGGCAAAAGGCGAGAATAGCACTGCAAGCGACCTTCAAGCTGTGGACGGTCCAAGCGCCGGCGCCGCAATGACTGTATTGCTTGCTGCAGAGCTTGGCAATAATGCAGAATTAAAGCAGGATGTGCTCATGACTGGAACGATAAACCCGGACGGAACAGTAGGCCTGGTTGGCGGTGTGCCTGAAAAAGCTGTTGCAGCCGGCCAATACGGTGCCAAGATTTTTCTAGTTCCTTCAGGTCAGGCAGTTTATAACGAGCAGACTTGTGAAAAGAGACAGGAAGGGCCTTTTATCTATCAAACCTGCAGAACCGAGCAAAAATCGCTTTCAGAGTATACAGAGAAAAACTACGGCATGAAGGTTATTGAAGTGAAGAATATCAAGGACGCATTGGCATACTTCCAATCTTGGATAAACCTGCCTAACACAATAAAATTACGACTGTAA